The following proteins are co-located in the Paralichthys olivaceus isolate ysfri-2021 chromosome 2, ASM2471397v2, whole genome shotgun sequence genome:
- the pfkmb gene encoding phosphofructokinase, muscle b codes for MAQPAPTHPTKMGEGRAIAVLTSGGDAQGMNAAVRATVRVGLYTGAKVYFVHEGYQGLVDGGDNIRLATWESVSMMLQLGGTVIGSARCQDFRTKEGRTKAACNLVKLGITNLCVIGGDGSLTGANQFRTEWSELLADLVKAGKITVNEAKCSSHLNIVGMVGSIDNDFCGTDMTIGTDSALHRIIEIVDAITTTAQSHQRTFILEVMGRHCGYLALVTALACGADWVFIPEMPPDDEWEEHLCRRLRDQRSRGSRLNVIIVAEGAMDRSGKPITCENVKELVSKRLGFDTRTTILGHVQRGGTPSAFDRILASRMGVEAVMALLEATPATPACVVSLTGNMAVRLPLMECVQVTKDVTTAMSEGRFDDAVKLRGKSFENNWNTYKMLAHLHPPDTKSNINIAVLNVGAPCAGMNAAVRSAVRIGLLQGHQMLAVHDGFDGLAHGMIEPLGWSGVAGWTGKGGSMLGTKRSLPNEFMEEISLSITKFNIHALIIIGGFEAFIGGLEIVQAREKYEELCIPLVVIPATVSNNVPGSDFSVGTDTALNTITMTCDRIKQSAAGTKRRVFIVETMGGYCGYLATMAGLASGADAAYIYEDPFNIHDLEVNVEHLVEKMKTTVKRGLILRNENSNANYTTDFIFNLYSEEGKGVFDCRKNVLGHMQQGGTPSPFDRNFGTKMGIKSVLWLTDKLKECYRHGRIFANTSDSACVLGMRKRCLVFQPLAELKEHTDFEHRIPKVQWWLKLRPILKILAKYKINLDTSEKTAMEHVIKKRGLVA; via the exons ATGGCACAACCAGCTCCCACTCACCCCACCAAGATGGGAGAGGGTCGGGCGATTGCCGTGCTGACATCTGGAGGAGATGCCCAGG GTATGAATGCAGCTGTACGGGCTACAGTTCGAGTTGGACTTTACACTGGAGCCAAGGTTTATTTTGTCCATGAG gGTTACCAGGGTCTGGTGGATGGAGGTGACAATATCCGCCTTGCTACTTGGGAGAGTGTGTCAATGATGCTGCAGCTG GGTGGGACTGTGATCGGTAGTGCCCGCTGCCAGGATTTCCGCACCAAGGAGGGCCGCACCAAGGCTGCCTGCAACTTAGTCAAGCTGGGCATCACTAACCTCTGTGTGATTGGTGGAGATGGCAGTCTGACAGGCGCCAACCAGTTCAGAACAGAGTGGAGTGAGCTGCTGGCAGATCTGGTCAAAGCCG GGAAGATCACAGTCAACGAGGCCAAGTGTTCCTCTCACCTCAACATAGTCGGCATGGTGGGCTCCATTGACAATGACTTCTGTGGCACTGACATGACCATTGGCACGGACTCTGCCCTGCACCGCATCATAGAGATAGTGGATGCCATcaccaccacagcacagag TCACCAGAGGACTTTCATCCTGGAGGTGATGGGCAGACACTGTGG TTACCTGGCTTTAGTGACAGCTCTGGCCTGTGGCGCTGACTGGGTGTTCATCCCTGAGATGCCTCCAGATGATGAATGGGAGGAGCATCTCTGCAGGAGACTGAGAGAC CAAAGAAGTCGTGGCTCTCGTTTGAACGTCATCATTGTGGCAGAGGGAGCGATGGACCGCAGTGGAAAGCCTATCACCTGTGAGAATGTCAAAGAG CTGGTATCAAAGAGGCTCGGCTTCGACACTCGTACGACCATCCTTGGGCACGTACAAAGAGGTGGAACCCCCTCTGCCTTTGACAGGATCTTG GCGAGCAGGATGGGAGTAGAGGCTGTGATGGCTCTGCTGGAGGCCACACCAGCCACTCCTGCATGTGTGGTCAGCTTGACTGGGAACATGGCTGTCAGGCTGCCTCTCATGGAGTGTGTGCAAGTG ACTAAAGACGTCACCACAGCCATGTCCGAAGGAAGGTTTGACGATGCTGTGAAGCTCAGGGGAAA GAGCTTTGAAAACAACTGGAACACTTACAAAATGCTGGCTCATCTGCACCCCCCAGACACAAAG AGTAATATCAACATTGCCGTTCTGAACGTGGGAGCTCCGTGTGCTGGGATGAATGCTGCAGTCCGTTCAGCTGTCAGGATCGGGCTTCTGCAGGGCCACCAGATGTTGGCAGTGCACGATGGTTTCGATGGCTTGGCTCATGGGATG ATTGAGCCCCTTGGATGGTCTGGAGTGGCAGGATGGACAGGAAAGGGGGGCTCCATGCTGGGAACGAAGAG ATCCCTTCCAAACGAGTTCATGGAGGAGATCAGTCTGAGCATCACTAAGTTCAACATTCATGCTCTAATCATTATTGGAGGCTTTGAG GCGTTTATTGGAGGTCTGGAGATAGTGCAGGCTCGAGAGAAGTATGAGGAGCTGTGCATTCCCCTTGTCGTCATTCCTGCTACTGTCTCCAACAATGTTCCTGGATCTGACTTCAGTGTCGGCACTGACACTGCCCTCAACACCATAACCATG ACATGTGACAGGATCAAACAATCTGCTGCTGGCACCAAGAGGAGAGTGTTTATAGTTGAGACTATGGGAGGATACTGTGGCTACCTGGCAACCATGGCGGGCCTGGCATCTGGGGCTGACGCTGCCTACATCTATGAGGATCCTTTCAACATCCATGACCTAGAG GTGAACGTGGAACATCTGGTGGAGAAGATGAAGACCACGGTGAAGAGAGGGCTGATTCTTAG AAATGAGAATAGCAACGCCAACTACACCACAGATTTTATCTTCAACCTGTACTCAGAGGAGGGCAAGGGTGTGTTCGACTGCAGAAAGAATGTACTCGGACATatgcagcag GGTGGAACGCCTAGTCCTTTTGACAGGAATTTTGGCACAAAGATGGGCATCAAGTCTGTCCTTTGGTTGACTGACAAGCTGAAGGAATGCTACAGACATG GTCGCATCTTCGCGAACACTTCAGATTCAGCTTGTGTGCTGGGCATGAGGAAGAGATGTTTGGTCTTCCAGCCTCTGGCAGAACTTAAAGAACACACTGACTTTGA aCACCGTATTCCAAAGGTACAGTGGTGGTTAAAGCTGAGGCCCATCCTGAAAATTCTGGCCAAGTACAAGATCAACCTGGACACCTCTGAAAAGACTGCGATGGAACATGTCATTAAGAAAAGAGGCCTAGTTGCTTAG